Genomic DNA from Vreelandella subglaciescola:
CCTGCTGGGGCACTACAAGGGCGGCCCCGCCAAGGCGGCGGTAGTGGCGTCGGGCATGACCGGACTGATTTCCGGCTCGTCGATTGCCAATACCGTGACCACCGGTACCTTTACCATTCCGATGATGAAGCGGGTCGGTTTTCCTGCCGAAAAAGCCGGTGCGGTTGAGGTGGCCTCGTCGGTTAACGGGCAGATCATGCCGCCGGTGATGGGCGCGGCGGCGTTTTTGATGGTGGAATACGTGGGCATTTCCTACGTGGAAGTGATCAAGCACGCGTTTTTGCCGGCGCTTATTTCTTATATCGCGCTGATTTATATCGTTCACCTTGAAGCGCTTAAAGCCGGCATGGAGGGGCTTAAAAGCACCAATCCGCCCAAGCCGCTGGTGCGCAAGGTGATCGGGTTTCTGGGCGGACTGCTGTTAATGATGGCAACGGCGCTGGGCGTGTACTACGGCCTGGGCTGGCTGAAACCCGTGCTGGGGGCCTCCGCTCCCTGGGTGATTGCGGCGGGCCTGGTGGTGGTGTATCTGGCCCTGCTGAAAGTGGCGGCGAGCTACCCCGAGCTTGAGCTTGACGACCCGGACGAGCCGATTTTCGAGCTGCCGCAAACGCGCCCCACGGTGATGGTCGGGCTGCAGTATATTCTGCCGGTGATCGTGCTGATCTGGTGCCTGATGGTCGAACGCCTGTCGCCCGGACTATCGGCGTTCTGGGCGACGGTGTTCATGGTCTTCATCATGCTGAGCCAGCGTCCGATTCTTGCCGTCTTGCGCGGTAAAAGTGACCTTCGCGCCGATTTGCGTGAAGGCGCGCTGGACCTCTGGAGTGGCCTTGTCACCGGGGCGCGCAACATGATCGGTATCGGCATTGCCACGGCAACGGCGGGGATTATCGTCGGTGCGGTGTCACAAACCGGTGTCGGGCTGGTGCTGGCCGAGGTGGTGGAAACCATCGCCATGGGCAATCTGCTGCTGATCCTGTTCTTTACCGCCGTGCTCAGTCTGATACTGGGCATGGGCCTGCCGACAACGGCCAACTACATCGTGGTATCGGCGCTGCTGGCACCGGTGATTATTCAGCTGGGCCAGCAAAATGGCCTGCTGGTGCCGCTGATTGCCGTGCACCTGTTCGTGTTTTACTTCGGCATCATGGCCGACGTGACCCCGCCCGTGGGGCTGGCGTCGTTTGCCGCGGCGGCGATTTCCGGAGGCGACCCCATACGCACCGGTTTCCAGGCGTTTTACTACAGCCTGCGTACCGCCGCGCTGCCGTTTCTGTTCATCTTCAACACCGACCTGCTGTTGATCGACGTCAGTCCGCTGCAGGGGGTGCTGATCTTTATCGTGGCGACCGTCGCCATGCTGATCTTCGCCGCCGCGACCCAGGGCTACATGCTGACGCGCAGCCGCTGGTATGAGTCCGCACTGCTGCTGCTGGTGGCCTTTACCCTGTTTCGCCCCGGCTTCTGGATGGATCAGCTGCACGATCCTTACCGCGACATCCCCCCGACGCAGTTTGTCGAAGCGCTGGGCGATGTGGATGCCGATACCACGCTGCGCCTGCAGATCAGCGGGCTCGACGCCTACGGCGAACCGATGACCACCTACATGACGCTGCCGGTGCCCGACGGCGACAGCGGTCAGGAGCGGCTCGACAATCTGGGTATTGAGCTGTTGGTGGATGACGGTAAAGCCGTGGTGGACATGGTCACCTACGGCAGTCAGGCCGCCGAGATGGGCTTTGATTTTGATCAGGAAATCATTCAGGTGCAGGCGCCGGTAGACCGCTGGACCAAAGAGTGGATGTGGCTGCCCGCACTGGGCGTTTTCGGGCTTGTGGTGGCGCTGCAGCGCCGTCGTCGCCGTCGTGAAAAAGCGCCCGTGGCGGCGGCATAGAGGAGAGGCTCATGTACCGTAAAATTCTGCTGCCCGTGGATATCAACGAAGAAGCCTCGTGGAAAAAGGCACTGCCCACGGCAATCACGCTGTGCCAGACGTTTGACGCCTCGCTTCACGTGGTTACCGTGCTGCCGGATGTCAAGATGCCGCTGGTGGGTGCCTACTTTCCCAAAAACTTCTCCCAGGAAGCGCACGCCGCGGTGGCCGAGGCCCAGCGCGACTTCATCAGCGATAACATTCCCGATGAGATCCAGACCCAGAGCGTGATCGTTGACGGCTCGCCGTGGGAGGCGATTATCAACGTGGGCAAGCAGCTGGATATCGACCTGATCGTCATGGCCTCGCACACCAAGCGCAAGTTTGTCGATTATGTGCTCGGGCCAAACGCCGAGCACGTGGTGCATCACGCCAAAATGTCGGTGATGATTGTGCGCTAGGATGATCGTGGGCTAGCGAGTATCAGGGAGGTATGTGGAAGAGCCGGGCAGCATCGCCCGGCTCTTCGACGTTTGGATGATTTTACCCGGGCGCGGATTGGCCAACACTGGGCAGGCAGTGAACAATCCTCAGCAGCTAAGAACAA
This window encodes:
- a CDS encoding TRAP transporter permease; translation: MTEHSKKAPESNAPPGGADAPHAELDDMVASTDSGARKPKGMPGKLLVSIAAVWSLFQLWIASPLPFIFGVGVFNATEARSIHLAFALFLAYMAYPALKRSPRDHIPVQDWILAGLAAFCGAYMFLFYESLAQRPGAPLLQDVVVGVMGILLLLEATRRALGPPLMIVATVFLVYSLAGPWMPGILAHGGVSPFGLINHQWLTTQGVFGIALGVSTSFVFLFVLFGALLDKAGAGNYFIKVAFSLLGHYKGGPAKAAVVASGMTGLISGSSIANTVTTGTFTIPMMKRVGFPAEKAGAVEVASSVNGQIMPPVMGAAAFLMVEYVGISYVEVIKHAFLPALISYIALIYIVHLEALKAGMEGLKSTNPPKPLVRKVIGFLGGLLLMMATALGVYYGLGWLKPVLGASAPWVIAAGLVVVYLALLKVAASYPELELDDPDEPIFELPQTRPTVMVGLQYILPVIVLIWCLMVERLSPGLSAFWATVFMVFIMLSQRPILAVLRGKSDLRADLREGALDLWSGLVTGARNMIGIGIATATAGIIVGAVSQTGVGLVLAEVVETIAMGNLLLILFFTAVLSLILGMGLPTTANYIVVSALLAPVIIQLGQQNGLLVPLIAVHLFVFYFGIMADVTPPVGLASFAAAAISGGDPIRTGFQAFYYSLRTAALPFLFIFNTDLLLIDVSPLQGVLIFIVATVAMLIFAAATQGYMLTRSRWYESALLLLVAFTLFRPGFWMDQLHDPYRDIPPTQFVEALGDVDADTTLRLQISGLDAYGEPMTTYMTLPVPDGDSGQERLDNLGIELLVDDGKAVVDMVTYGSQAAEMGFDFDQEIIQVQAPVDRWTKEWMWLPALGVFGLVVALQRRRRRREKAPVAAA
- a CDS encoding universal stress protein; the protein is MYRKILLPVDINEEASWKKALPTAITLCQTFDASLHVVTVLPDVKMPLVGAYFPKNFSQEAHAAVAEAQRDFISDNIPDEIQTQSVIVDGSPWEAIINVGKQLDIDLIVMASHTKRKFVDYVLGPNAEHVVHHAKMSVMIVR